One region of Chryseobacterium muglaense genomic DNA includes:
- a CDS encoding FMN-binding negative transcriptional regulator, with translation MFIPKLYKSEDYNLMKEIIRENSFALLISSVDKIRATHSMMMLNEDDPENIYIETHISRANPQAKTLTDGDEVLCDFLGAHTYISSSWYDHINVSTWNYEAVQIYGKVELMNSDELYQHLDKLTSKYEQTQQCPMMIKDMGKEFIEKEMKGAFGLKIIPTEIFIKQKLSQNRKENDFQNIILNLEKGDENGKRIGEKMNLLNK, from the coding sequence ATGTTTATTCCTAAATTATACAAAAGCGAAGATTATAATCTGATGAAAGAAATCATCAGAGAAAATTCTTTTGCTTTATTAATTTCCTCGGTAGATAAAATTCGTGCGACTCATTCTATGATGATGCTGAATGAAGATGATCCGGAAAATATTTATATTGAAACTCACATTTCAAGGGCAAATCCGCAAGCGAAAACTCTGACGGACGGCGATGAAGTTCTTTGTGATTTTTTGGGAGCTCACACTTATATTTCGAGTAGTTGGTATGACCATATCAATGTTTCGACATGGAATTATGAAGCGGTTCAGATTTATGGTAAAGTTGAATTGATGAATTCTGATGAATTGTATCAACATTTAGACAAATTGACTTCTAAATATGAACAAACCCAGCAATGCCCAATGATGATAAAAGATATGGGAAAAGAATTTATAGAAAAGGAAATGAAAGGTGCTTTTGGTTTAAAAATTATTCCTACTGAGATTTTCATTAAACAAAAACTGTCTCAAAACAGAAAAGAAAACGATTTTCAAAACATTATTTTAAATCTTGAAAAGGGAGATGAGAACGGAAAACGAATTGGCGAAAAAATGAACTTATTAAACAAATAA
- a CDS encoding four helix bundle protein — MQSNSQEKDNVIRNKSFDFSIRIINLYKVLYNERNEKTLSKQLLRSGTSIGANIEEGIASFSKKEFIYKLQISYKEAYESFYWIKLLHKTEFINDTEFNSLKINIEEIIKLLTTILKTSKQNS; from the coding sequence ATGCAGAGTAATTCTCAAGAAAAAGATAATGTTATTCGAAATAAATCTTTTGATTTTTCAATTAGAATTATCAACTTGTATAAAGTTCTTTACAATGAAAGAAATGAAAAAACTCTATCAAAGCAATTGCTTAGAAGCGGAACTTCAATTGGAGCAAATATAGAGGAAGGTATCGCCTCTTTTAGTAAAAAAGAATTCATCTACAAGCTTCAAATATCATATAAGGAAGCTTATGAATCTTTTTATTGGATTAAGCTTTTACATAAAACAGAGTTCATCAATGATACAGAATTTAATTCTCTAAAAATCAATATTGAAGAAATCATAAAATTATTAACTACCATTTTAAAAACTTCTAAACAAAATTCTTAA
- the coaE gene encoding dephospho-CoA kinase (Dephospho-CoA kinase (CoaE) performs the final step in coenzyme A biosynthesis.) translates to MEELYSESQKSEPDSKPASKIIGLTGGIGSGKTTVAKFIEEFGFPVYYSDDRAKDIVNDDEDLKIKIKELLGSDAYDKDGIYDRKFVAAKVFNDKELLQSLNQIIHPAVRLDFEDWVKKQTKYLVFKETALLFELKLHKQCYRSVLVTAEDNLRIKRVMDRDGKTYREVQSVMEKQMPEKEKIKLANCIIYNNTNLDDLKDQTERIVFEIE, encoded by the coding sequence ATGGAAGAATTGTATTCAGAGAGTCAAAAAAGTGAACCTGATTCGAAACCTGCGTCCAAAATCATTGGTTTAACAGGTGGAATTGGTTCAGGAAAAACTACCGTTGCCAAATTTATTGAAGAGTTTGGATTTCCTGTTTATTATTCGGATGACCGTGCAAAAGATATCGTAAATGATGATGAAGATTTAAAGATTAAAATAAAAGAACTCTTAGGGAGTGATGCTTATGACAAAGATGGAATTTACGACCGTAAATTCGTTGCTGCAAAAGTTTTTAATGATAAAGAATTACTTCAAAGTCTTAATCAAATTATTCATCCTGCCGTTCGTCTTGATTTTGAAGATTGGGTAAAAAAACAGACCAAGTATTTAGTTTTTAAAGAAACTGCTTTACTGTTTGAGCTAAAGCTTCATAAGCAATGTTATCGGTCTGTTTTGGTCACTGCAGAAGATAATCTCAGAATAAAAAGAGTGATGGATCGTGACGGAAAAACCTATCGTGAAGTACAGTCTGTAATGGAAAAACAAATGCCTGAAAAGGAAAAAATTAAGTTGGCCAATTGTATAATTTACAACAATACCAATCTTGATGACCTTAAAGATCAAACTGAAAGAATCGTTTTTGAGATTGAATAA
- the hutI gene encoding imidazolonepropionase: MKLIGPFKQVVTLANLPLRGKLSDQQLEIIVDGGILIKNNKIQKIGNFETLKSENQNVEIETIEGEQIVLPAFVDSHTHICFGGNRANDFAMRNAGKTYLEIAESGGGIWSSVQHTRNASEEELLKTLLKRIDFLISLGITTIEVKSGYGLDVENELKMLRMIKKAQDKTQATLVPTCLSAHLKPRDFEGSNEEYLEYILTEILPKVKEENLAKRVDIFIEKSAFQPEESKAFLLKTKDLGFEITVHADQFTPGSSRIAVEVGAKSADHLEATIDEDIAFLAQSETVATALPGASLGLGEKFTPARKLLDAGAIVAIASDWNPGSAPMGNLITQASILATFEKLTTAEVLAGMTFRSAFALGLEDRGRLEPNLKADFVTYKTNNFQNVLYNQGSLNAEHVYINGAKI; encoded by the coding sequence ATGAAACTTATAGGCCCTTTCAAGCAAGTTGTAACTCTTGCGAATCTTCCGTTAAGAGGAAAACTTTCTGATCAGCAACTCGAAATTATTGTTGATGGTGGAATTTTAATTAAAAATAATAAAATTCAGAAAATCGGAAATTTTGAAACATTAAAATCGGAAAATCAAAATGTAGAAATAGAAACCATTGAAGGCGAGCAAATCGTACTTCCTGCGTTTGTTGATTCTCATACGCATATTTGTTTTGGTGGAAATCGTGCTAATGATTTTGCGATGAGAAATGCTGGAAAAACGTATCTTGAAATTGCCGAAAGTGGCGGTGGAATCTGGAGCTCGGTACAGCATACCAGAAATGCTTCAGAAGAAGAATTGTTGAAAACTTTATTAAAAAGAATTGATTTTTTAATTTCTCTAGGAATTACAACCATTGAAGTAAAAAGCGGATACGGTTTGGATGTTGAAAACGAGCTGAAAATGCTTAGAATGATTAAAAAAGCTCAGGATAAAACACAGGCAACCTTAGTTCCGACTTGTCTTTCTGCTCATTTAAAACCAAGAGATTTTGAAGGAAGCAACGAAGAATATTTAGAATATATCTTAACGGAAATTTTGCCAAAAGTAAAAGAAGAAAATCTCGCAAAGCGTGTTGATATTTTTATTGAAAAATCAGCATTCCAACCGGAAGAAAGTAAAGCGTTTTTACTTAAAACTAAAGACTTAGGTTTCGAAATTACCGTTCATGCAGACCAATTTACACCTGGAAGTTCAAGAATTGCTGTAGAGGTTGGCGCAAAATCTGCAGATCATTTAGAAGCTACAATCGATGAAGATATTGCTTTTTTAGCACAGTCGGAAACTGTGGCAACTGCTTTACCGGGCGCAAGTTTAGGCTTGGGAGAGAAATTTACTCCGGCAAGAAAATTATTGGATGCAGGAGCAATCGTAGCAATCGCAAGTGATTGGAATCCGGGATCTGCACCTATGGGGAATTTGATTACGCAGGCTTCTATTTTAGCAACCTTTGAAAAATTAACAACCGCAGAAGTTTTGGCAGGAATGACTTTCCGTTCGGCTTTTGCATTAGGTTTGGAAGACAGAGGAAGACTAGAGCCCAATTTAAAAGCAGATTTTGTAACATATAAAACCAACAATTTCCAAAATGTTCTATATAATCAGGGAAGTTTGAATGCGGAACATGTTTATATCAATGGTGCGAAGATTTAG
- the ruvB gene encoding Holliday junction branch migration DNA helicase RuvB — protein sequence MPDFLHPDKDNYSNEELMQEEQIRPQSFKDFAGQRKTLENLEVFVTAAKRRGGALDHVLLHGPPGLGKTTLANIIANELGVGCKITSGPVLDKPGSLAGLLTNLEENDVLFIDEIHRLSPVVEEYLYSAMEDYKIDIMLETGPNARSVQIGLNPFTLVGATTRSGMLTKPMLARFGIQSRLEYYTIELLSMIIIRSARVLGVKIYEDAAIEIARRSRGTPRIANALLRRVRDFAEIKGDGEIEIEITKYALNSLNVDEFGLDEMDNKIMRVMIENFKGKPVGISALATSIAENPETLEEVYEPFLIQEGFIIRTPRGREVTEKAYKHLNIAILRNPGELF from the coding sequence ATGCCAGATTTTTTACATCCAGACAAAGATAATTATTCCAATGAAGAACTCATGCAGGAAGAGCAGATTCGTCCGCAGAGCTTTAAGGATTTCGCCGGACAGCGAAAAACCTTAGAAAATCTTGAAGTTTTCGTTACCGCTGCCAAAAGACGTGGCGGAGCGCTCGACCATGTCTTGCTTCACGGTCCTCCCGGATTGGGAAAAACAACTTTAGCCAATATTATTGCGAATGAACTTGGTGTAGGCTGTAAAATTACATCCGGCCCTGTTTTAGATAAACCCGGAAGTTTAGCCGGATTATTAACCAATCTGGAAGAAAACGATGTGCTTTTTATTGATGAAATTCATCGGCTTTCGCCTGTTGTAGAAGAATATCTGTATTCTGCGATGGAAGACTATAAAATCGATATTATGTTGGAAACCGGGCCGAATGCGAGAAGTGTTCAGATTGGATTAAACCCTTTTACATTGGTGGGAGCAACAACCAGAAGCGGAATGTTGACGAAACCGATGTTGGCAAGATTTGGTATTCAAAGCAGATTAGAATATTACACTATTGAACTTTTGTCTATGATCATCATCCGAAGTGCGAGAGTTTTAGGGGTGAAAATTTATGAAGATGCAGCCATTGAAATTGCAAGAAGAAGCCGTGGAACACCGAGAATTGCCAATGCTCTTTTAAGAAGAGTACGTGATTTCGCAGAAATAAAAGGTGATGGTGAAATTGAAATAGAAATTACAAAATATGCCCTAAATTCTTTAAATGTAGATGAATTTGGTTTAGACGAAATGGATAATAAAATCATGCGTGTAATGATTGAAAATTTCAAAGGAAAACCTGTCGGAATTTCAGCATTGGCAACATCTATCGCAGAAAACCCCGAAACATTGGAGGAAGTTTATGAACCATTTTTGATTCAGGAAGGATTTATCATCAGAACTCCACGAGGTAGAGAGGTTACTGAGAAGGCTTATAAGCATTTAAATATTGCGATACTGCGAAATCCCGGAGAACTATTTTAA
- a CDS encoding fibronectin type III domain-containing protein, whose protein sequence is MKKFLFSCLLFIVTCINAQINLGVGSTTTGIAPISTYYGYSYVQQIFPKTEINAAAAGNITGVKFYLNASSVLTNSSSWTVYLGHTNKTTFDSNTDWIAVTGLTQVFTGTATNTAGVVEITFPVPFAYNNVDNLVIAARENSPNYDSNGFSDAMYVYNTAANRSIYYRSDSTIPNPASPPTAGGRNGYNSATTLLGLAPSPIPACPTVTAPAAAATGVGLTPALTWNSVSGATGYRLSVGTTSGGTNIVNNQDLGNVTTYTLPVAAGLQYSTQYYYTISSYSASNPSATCSVRSFTTQTIPCPAVSAPAAGAVGVALTPTITWATVTGATGYRLTVGTTAGGTQTLNNVDLGNVTSYTFPTPLANNTQYYYKVNSYNTGGTSASCTERNFRTVCTATPLPWTENFDAMTSLGAGVVPPCWAQVTGTNAWTSSNAVFSDTSPGPRSPANYVRVQYGNSTASQLWTPSFTLTAGITYEFSFYYHTGGTNSSNLGFTGNVLVNSSQSSAGATNLGTFITATQGTASYTKYKVYYTPTATGNYNFAVNASSNFTPWYLGVDDFRLRVAPTCIEPLGVVAASATGNTATVTWTPPTTQPANGYQIYYSTTTTPPGTPQITGIPGTAVNYTIPGLTPSTTYYIWIKALCSATDQSDLSDVVSIMTTQIPATLPYSQNFTGGNDLGLLNGTQTNKWVRGSATGNTAPSLYISNDNGVTNAYTTGTSTSNVVQAYRDITIPPGTTIGSFSFDWKSQGENTYDYLKVWLLPSNVMPVAGAQIAAGTDRVQVGQYQMQNTWQTYSNPTLNLSAYAGSVMRLVFEWRNDTSGGTQPPAAIDNILLRVCSTATPVVTVVPASITHNSATLTWPQDPGGATYQIRYRVLGNTTWNTPYITVTAGTYTFPSNLLPFTDYEVEVAAVCNTTNVGIFSHSEFKTKCDPTPPNVTVTSITPTSALVTWNPLAAGATYELQWREVGTPTWWPALPSTPQPPANTYLLTGLSSYKTYEVQVRNKCIGSLTFNPWSTSQVFTTVRICEIPPPGLTITELNPTSAVVVWDAYTGPGATNNYILKYRKVGLPGWTNINVSNNTYTITGLLELTKYEMQVANVCTGTPGNFTPEYYFTTPTVVYCPMHSTNFGSEFISKVTAKPAGKPEMINITAGSAYSDYTTVPAKFIDMVQGSVGNQIIIDKTISSGAKAGVAVWIDFNRNGTFDLDERILADGPNTNPTASATFTVPANAFLGSTNKYVVMRVAMAKDAIPVSCVSFTDGEVEDYTVRISQLPTVNTVNQTDILIYPNPVKSILNVKNISKKAKYTIYSAAGQIISSGVILNNKIDVSRLINGLYVIDINDVQGTAQRKFIKE, encoded by the coding sequence ATGAAGAAATTTTTATTCTCGTGTCTATTATTTATAGTCACATGTATAAATGCCCAGATTAATTTGGGTGTTGGAAGTACTACTACGGGAATCGCCCCTATTAGTACTTATTATGGATATTCCTACGTACAGCAGATTTTTCCTAAAACGGAAATAAATGCTGCCGCTGCAGGGAATATAACTGGTGTTAAATTTTACCTAAATGCATCATCAGTACTTACAAATTCGTCAAGCTGGACGGTTTATTTAGGTCATACTAACAAAACTACCTTTGATTCTAATACAGATTGGATAGCAGTAACAGGATTAACTCAAGTGTTTACGGGAACAGCAACCAATACCGCAGGTGTTGTAGAAATTACTTTTCCTGTACCTTTTGCGTATAATAACGTAGATAATTTAGTGATTGCGGCAAGAGAAAATTCACCTAATTACGATTCAAATGGATTTTCAGATGCTATGTATGTTTACAATACAGCAGCAAATAGATCAATCTATTACAGAAGTGATAGTACTATTCCTAATCCTGCTTCTCCGCCAACTGCTGGAGGAAGAAATGGGTATAACTCTGCCACCACACTTTTAGGCTTGGCTCCAAGCCCGATTCCTGCTTGTCCTACGGTAACAGCTCCCGCTGCTGCTGCAACAGGAGTAGGTTTAACACCTGCACTTACTTGGAACTCGGTAAGTGGTGCAACGGGGTATAGACTATCTGTTGGTACTACATCTGGAGGAACAAACATAGTAAACAACCAAGATCTTGGGAACGTTACGACGTATACACTTCCAGTTGCTGCAGGATTGCAATATAGTACTCAGTATTATTATACGATAAGTTCTTACAGTGCTTCTAATCCTTCTGCAACTTGTTCAGTAAGAAGCTTTACAACTCAGACTATTCCATGTCCTGCTGTATCGGCACCGGCTGCCGGAGCGGTGGGCGTAGCGCTTACTCCAACGATTACTTGGGCTACTGTTACCGGCGCTACAGGGTATAGGTTAACCGTAGGTACTACGGCAGGTGGAACACAAACATTAAATAATGTAGATTTAGGAAATGTAACGTCATATACTTTCCCTACTCCTTTAGCTAATAATACACAGTACTATTATAAGGTGAATTCTTATAACACTGGTGGAACTTCTGCTTCATGTACTGAAAGAAATTTTAGAACTGTATGTACAGCGACTCCTTTGCCTTGGACAGAAAATTTTGATGCAATGACGAGCCTAGGTGCAGGAGTTGTACCTCCTTGTTGGGCACAAGTTACTGGAACTAATGCGTGGACATCTTCAAATGCTGTATTTTCTGATACATCCCCAGGACCAAGATCTCCGGCAAATTATGTTAGAGTTCAATATGGTAATTCAACGGCGAGTCAGCTATGGACACCAAGCTTTACATTAACTGCAGGTATCACCTATGAATTTTCATTCTATTATCATACTGGTGGAACAAATAGTAGTAATTTAGGATTTACAGGTAATGTATTAGTAAATTCTTCACAATCTTCTGCAGGTGCTACCAATTTAGGTACATTCATCACTGCAACACAAGGTACTGCTAGTTATACTAAGTATAAAGTATATTATACACCTACAGCTACAGGTAATTATAATTTTGCTGTAAATGCATCATCTAATTTTACTCCTTGGTACTTAGGTGTTGATGATTTCCGATTAAGAGTTGCTCCTACTTGTATAGAACCACTAGGTGTTGTAGCAGCTAGTGCTACAGGAAATACAGCTACGGTAACATGGACCCCGCCAACAACGCAGCCAGCAAATGGATATCAAATATATTATAGCACTACAACCACTCCTCCGGGTACACCTCAGATAACAGGTATTCCTGGTACGGCTGTTAACTATACTATTCCTGGGTTAACTCCAAGTACGACCTATTATATTTGGATTAAAGCATTATGTAGTGCAACAGATCAGAGTGATTTATCTGATGTTGTATCTATTATGACAACGCAGATCCCAGCTACACTTCCTTATAGCCAGAACTTTACGGGAGGTAATGATTTAGGATTATTAAACGGAACACAAACAAATAAATGGGTACGTGGCTCAGCTACAGGAAACACCGCTCCGTCATTATATATATCAAACGATAATGGAGTAACGAATGCGTATACTACTGGTACATCAACCAGTAATGTTGTACAGGCGTATAGAGATATTACGATACCGCCGGGAACGACAATAGGATCATTTTCATTTGATTGGAAATCTCAAGGAGAAAATACCTACGATTATTTAAAGGTTTGGTTGTTGCCATCTAATGTTATGCCTGTAGCTGGAGCTCAAATTGCTGCCGGTACAGATAGAGTACAAGTTGGCCAATATCAAATGCAAAATACTTGGCAAACATATTCTAATCCAACCTTAAATTTAAGTGCATACGCAGGTAGTGTAATGCGTTTGGTTTTCGAATGGAGAAATGATACCAGTGGTGGTACACAGCCTCCTGCTGCGATTGATAATATTTTGCTAAGAGTTTGTAGTACAGCTACTCCTGTAGTGACAGTAGTACCAGCTTCTATTACGCATAATTCAGCAACGCTTACTTGGCCTCAAGATCCTGGTGGGGCTACTTATCAAATAAGATACAGAGTTTTAGGAAATACTACATGGAACACTCCTTACATTACTGTAACAGCAGGTACTTATACTTTCCCTTCAAACTTGTTGCCATTCACTGATTATGAAGTGGAAGTTGCAGCAGTTTGTAATACGACGAATGTTGGTATATTTTCACATAGTGAATTTAAAACGAAATGTGATCCTACACCTCCAAATGTTACAGTAACGAGCATTACTCCAACATCTGCTTTAGTAACTTGGAACCCGCTTGCAGCAGGTGCTACCTACGAATTACAGTGGAGAGAAGTTGGAACTCCGACATGGTGGCCTGCATTACCTTCTACTCCACAACCTCCTGCAAATACTTACCTTCTTACAGGTTTAAGTTCTTATAAAACGTATGAGGTTCAGGTAAGAAATAAGTGTATTGGATCTTTAACATTTAACCCATGGTCTACATCTCAGGTGTTTACTACGGTTAGAATTTGTGAAATTCCGCCTCCGGGATTAACAATTACTGAGTTAAATCCTACATCAGCAGTAGTAGTTTGGGATGCTTACACAGGTCCTGGAGCGACTAATAATTACATATTAAAATACAGAAAAGTAGGATTACCAGGCTGGACAAATATTAACGTAAGTAACAATACCTATACAATAACAGGATTATTAGAACTTACAAAATATGAAATGCAGGTAGCCAATGTTTGTACCGGTACACCAGGTAACTTTACCCCTGAGTACTATTTTACAACACCAACAGTTGTTTATTGCCCAATGCATTCAACGAACTTTGGTTCTGAATTTATTTCAAAAGTAACAGCGAAGCCAGCTGGTAAGCCTGAGATGATCAATATTACAGCAGGTTCAGCATATTCAGACTATACCACGGTTCCTGCAAAATTTATTGATATGGTTCAAGGTTCTGTAGGCAACCAAATTATAATTGATAAAACAATTAGTTCAGGTGCTAAAGCTGGAGTAGCAGTTTGGATCGACTTCAACAGAAACGGTACTTTTGATCTTGATGAAAGAATTTTAGCGGATGGTCCTAATACGAATCCTACAGCAAGTGCTACCTTTACGGTACCTGCAAATGCTTTCTTAGGATCTACCAATAAATATGTGGTAATGAGAGTGGCAATGGCTAAAGATGCTATTCCTGTAAGTTGTGTAAGCTTTACTGATGGTGAAGTGGAGGATTATACAGTGAGAATCTCTCAACTGCCAACAGTAAATACTGTTAATCAAACAGATATTTTGATTTATCCAAACCCAGTTAAATCAATTTTAAATGTTAAGAATATCAGTAAAAAAGCGAAGTATACCATTTACAGTGCAGCTGGTCAGATAATCTCAAGCGGAGTAATCTTAAACAATAAGATTGACGTAAGCAGATTAATCAACGGGCTATACGTAATTGATATTAATGACGTTCAGGGCACAGCTCAAAGAAAATTCATTAAAGAATAA
- a CDS encoding MBL fold metallo-hydrolase, whose protein sequence is MKLYPIQCGKFKLDGGAMFGVVPKSLWEKTNPADERNLIELGTRSLLVEDGKKLILIDCGLGNKQDDKFFGHYSLWGDDNLDNNLKKYGFVKEDITDVFLTHLHFDHCGGAIEWNDDKSGYRPAFKNAQFWTNENHWQWATEPNAREKASFLKENILPIQESGQLNFLPLPVNGNYGFAPDLKMDVIFVDGHTEKQMLPVIQYQEKTIVFAADLIPTAGHIPQVYVMGYDTRPLLTIEEKAKFLKQCVDNDYLLFFEHDAHHELASLKMTEKGVRLDETFSFNDVFGY, encoded by the coding sequence ATGAAATTATATCCAATACAATGCGGAAAATTTAAGCTCGATGGCGGAGCAATGTTTGGGGTCGTCCCAAAGAGTTTGTGGGAAAAAACAAATCCTGCAGACGAAAGAAATTTAATAGAATTAGGAACCCGCTCTCTGCTTGTGGAAGACGGAAAAAAATTAATTTTAATTGATTGCGGACTAGGAAATAAACAGGATGACAAATTTTTTGGTCATTATTCGCTATGGGGTGACGATAATTTAGATAATAATTTAAAAAAATACGGTTTTGTAAAAGAAGATATCACCGATGTTTTCCTGACTCACCTTCATTTTGACCATTGTGGCGGTGCTATCGAGTGGAACGATGATAAGTCGGGATACAGACCTGCCTTTAAAAACGCACAATTCTGGACTAATGAAAATCACTGGCAATGGGCAACAGAACCCAATGCGAGAGAAAAAGCAAGTTTTTTAAAAGAAAATATTTTACCTATTCAGGAAAGTGGGCAACTGAACTTTTTACCACTTCCAGTAAACGGAAACTATGGCTTTGCTCCGGATTTGAAAATGGATGTCATCTTTGTAGATGGTCATACCGAAAAACAAATGTTACCAGTCATTCAATATCAGGAAAAGACAATTGTCTTTGCAGCTGATTTAATTCCTACGGCAGGGCATATTCCTCAGGTTTACGTGATGGGTTACGATACAAGGCCATTGCTGACGATAGAAGAAAAAGCTAAGTTTTTGAAACAATGTGTAGACAATGATTATCTATTGTTTTTTGAGCACGATGCACACCACGAATTGGCAAGTTTAAAAATGACTGAAAAGGGAGTTCGTCTTGATGAGACTTTCAGTTTTAATGATGTTTTTGGATATTAA